One part of the Xylanimonas allomyrinae genome encodes these proteins:
- a CDS encoding M16 family metallopeptidase → MTWHLPLVAAGEPGAELTAGQDGATIRRSVLPGGVRVLTEHMPGQRSATVGAWVGVGSRDETDGHHGSTHFLEHLLFKGTRHRSAMDIAEAFDAVGGEANAATGKEHTCYYARVLDSDLPMAIDVIGDMITSARLDATELETERGVILEELAMNDDDPSDVVHEEFAQAVLGTHPLGRPIGGTPDTIRAVPREAVWQHYQWHYRPETLVVAAAGGVDHDRVVGQVTEALAHGGWSLEEAVAPRERRSDVPETDGVPREGIQLSVRRAVEQANVVVGSTGLSATDERRFALSVLSAVLGGGMSSRLFQEIREKRGLAYSTYSFASGHGGLGTFGLYAGCAPGKVDVVEKLLHAELDRLASDGITAAELERSIGQLSGGLVLGLEDSGSRMTRLGKSELVFGELLGLEESLERIRAVTAQDVRDLAADLAARPRSVVRVGPFGD, encoded by the coding sequence ATGACCTGGCACCTTCCGCTCGTCGCGGCAGGCGAGCCGGGTGCCGAGCTGACCGCCGGGCAGGACGGTGCGACGATCCGTCGCTCCGTCCTGCCCGGCGGCGTCCGCGTGCTCACCGAGCACATGCCGGGCCAGCGCTCGGCGACCGTGGGCGCCTGGGTCGGCGTCGGTTCCCGCGACGAGACCGACGGGCACCACGGATCGACGCACTTCCTCGAGCACCTGCTGTTCAAGGGCACCAGGCACCGCTCGGCGATGGACATCGCGGAGGCGTTCGACGCCGTCGGCGGGGAGGCCAACGCCGCCACCGGCAAGGAGCACACGTGCTACTACGCCCGCGTGCTCGATTCCGACCTCCCGATGGCGATCGACGTCATCGGCGACATGATCACGTCCGCGCGCCTCGACGCGACCGAGCTGGAGACCGAGCGCGGAGTCATCCTCGAAGAGCTTGCGATGAACGACGACGACCCGTCCGACGTCGTCCACGAGGAGTTCGCGCAGGCCGTGCTGGGCACGCACCCGCTGGGGCGGCCCATCGGCGGCACGCCCGACACCATCCGGGCCGTGCCCCGCGAGGCCGTCTGGCAGCACTACCAGTGGCACTACCGCCCCGAGACGCTCGTCGTGGCGGCCGCCGGCGGCGTCGACCACGACAGGGTCGTGGGGCAGGTGACCGAGGCTCTCGCCCACGGCGGCTGGTCGCTGGAGGAGGCGGTCGCCCCGCGCGAGCGCCGCTCCGACGTCCCGGAGACCGACGGCGTGCCACGCGAGGGCATCCAGCTGTCGGTCCGCCGTGCGGTCGAGCAGGCCAACGTCGTGGTCGGCTCCACGGGGCTGTCGGCCACCGACGAGCGCCGGTTCGCCCTCAGCGTGCTCAGCGCCGTCCTGGGCGGCGGCATGAGCTCGCGGCTCTTCCAGGAGATCCGCGAGAAGCGCGGGCTGGCCTACTCGACGTACTCTTTCGCGTCAGGTCACGGAGGGCTCGGCACGTTCGGGCTCTACGCGGGCTGCGCTCCGGGCAAGGTCGACGTCGTCGAGAAGCTGCTGCACGCGGAGCTGGACAGGCTCGCGTCCGACGGGATCACGGCGGCCGAGCTCGAACGCTCGATCGGGCAGCTCTCGGGCGGGCTCGTGCTGGGGCTGGAAGACTCTGGCTCGCGCATGACCCGCCTCGGCAAGTCCGAGCTCGTGTTCGGCGAGCTCCTCGGCCTCGAGGAGTCGCTCGAACGCATCCGGGCGGTCACGGCGCAGGACGTACGTGACCTCGCGGCCGATCTGGCCGCGCGGCCGCGTTCCGTCGTGCGTGTGGGACCCTTCGGCGACTGA
- the dapB gene encoding 4-hydroxy-tetrahydrodipicolinate reductase, whose product MTEQIRVAVLGAAGRMGATTCAAVEAAPDLTLVARVDSSDGVAGVGATGAQVAVDFTVPSVTEANVHALLDAGVHAVVGATGWTDASRARVAEHLARVNADRPQGRGLGVVIAPNFGLSAVLAMQFAARAARYFESAEVIELHHPTKVDAPSGTARHTAAAIAAVRADAGLGPMPDATETGWEARGADVDGVRVHAVRLRGLVAHEEVLLGNPGEQLVIRQDSFDRVSFMPGVLLAVREVASRPGLTVGLEHLLDLG is encoded by the coding sequence ATGACCGAGCAGATCCGCGTCGCCGTCCTGGGCGCCGCCGGGCGCATGGGCGCCACGACCTGCGCTGCCGTCGAGGCCGCACCCGACCTGACGCTGGTCGCACGCGTCGACTCGAGCGACGGCGTCGCCGGAGTGGGCGCCACGGGCGCTCAGGTCGCCGTCGACTTCACCGTCCCGAGCGTGACCGAGGCGAACGTACACGCCCTCCTGGACGCAGGCGTCCACGCCGTCGTGGGCGCGACGGGCTGGACCGACGCGTCGCGTGCACGCGTCGCAGAGCACCTCGCCCGGGTCAACGCGGACCGCCCGCAGGGACGCGGCCTGGGCGTCGTCATCGCACCCAACTTCGGACTCTCGGCCGTGCTCGCGATGCAGTTCGCCGCGCGCGCCGCGCGGTACTTCGAGTCGGCCGAGGTGATCGAGCTGCATCACCCGACGAAGGTCGACGCGCCGTCGGGCACCGCCCGGCACACGGCGGCCGCGATCGCGGCCGTGCGCGCCGATGCGGGGCTGGGGCCCATGCCCGACGCGACCGAGACAGGCTGGGAGGCCCGGGGCGCCGACGTCGACGGCGTGCGCGTGCACGCCGTGCGCCTGCGCGGACTGGTCGCGCACGAGGAGGTGCTGCTCGGCAACCCGGGCGAGCAGCTCGTGATCCGGCAGGACTCGTTCGACCGGGTGTCGTTCATGCCGGGCGTGCTGCTCGCCGTGCGCGAGGTGGCGTCGCGGCCCGGCCTGACGGTGGGCCTCGAGCACCTGCTGGACCTGGGATGA
- a CDS encoding tetratricopeptide repeat protein yields MVGAVVVTLLLGLYVWAVAGRGIAMIRTGEPVVVAIGAAALVIPLLVVGLIAAEFRLATRVQRMADELSAAGDLPVDDLPRSPGGRIDRAAADAAFDTYRAAAEAAPDSWRAWYHLAFAYDAAGDRKRARAALRRASSLY; encoded by the coding sequence CTGGTGGGCGCCGTCGTCGTCACGTTGCTGCTCGGGCTGTACGTGTGGGCTGTCGCGGGGCGCGGAATCGCGATGATTCGCACGGGCGAGCCCGTCGTCGTGGCCATCGGGGCCGCGGCGCTCGTGATCCCGCTGCTCGTCGTCGGGCTGATCGCTGCCGAGTTCCGGCTGGCGACCAGGGTGCAGCGCATGGCCGACGAGCTGTCGGCGGCGGGCGACCTGCCGGTCGACGACCTGCCGCGCTCGCCCGGCGGGCGCATCGACCGTGCGGCGGCGGACGCCGCCTTCGACACCTACCGCGCCGCGGCCGAGGCGGCTCCGGACTCGTGGCGCGCGTGGTACCACCTGGCGTTCGCCTACGACGCCGCGGGGGACCGCAAGCGTGCACGCGCGGCGCTGCGCAGGGCGTCGTCGCTCTACTGA
- a CDS encoding MFS transporter: MAHPGAPARQPPRLRVDRAAVGPVHGARAALPLGLHAGPGLHDSQIGLLATLGMVSQVGFGLAGGIITDRLGRRATTAWFDVAAWVIPCILWAFAQNFWFFLAASLVNGTLQVTQNSWDCLMVEDAERGKITRIYSLVKVAADCSALFAPLAAVLVAQLGLEPAVRILFVNAALVMTVKIIWLYRWSSETRQGTIRMEQTRGQSVWQLLAGYRGALGLLLRSRGSLMALAIAALTAAVTLVNGTFWQVVASQHLHVPDPVLPFFPMVRSILSMVFFFTLIPRLTTAVDLKRPTLWGFGVYLAGQLTLVAIPAADGAATAGTYAFLALCLLLDSFGAGMLFMLSESLVALHVDEAERSRVMAIQRTCIMLAAAPFGWISGWLSGIDRTYPFLLTAALLAGGLALTWGRWVPTHGGVASALDAAEPA, encoded by the coding sequence GTGGCGCACCCTGGTGCACCTGCGCGGCAACCCCCGCGCCTGCGTGTGGACCGAGCCGCTGTGGGGCCTGTCCATGGCGCTCGTGCTGCCCTACCTCTCGGTCTTCATGCTGGCCCGGGGCTGCACGACTCCCAGATCGGTCTGCTCGCCACGCTCGGGATGGTGTCGCAGGTCGGGTTCGGCCTGGCGGGCGGCATCATCACCGACAGGCTCGGCCGCCGCGCGACCACCGCGTGGTTCGACGTCGCCGCCTGGGTGATCCCGTGCATCCTGTGGGCGTTCGCGCAGAACTTCTGGTTCTTCCTGGCCGCGTCGCTCGTCAACGGGACCCTCCAGGTGACCCAGAACTCGTGGGACTGCCTCATGGTCGAGGACGCCGAGCGCGGCAAGATCACCCGGATCTACTCGCTCGTGAAGGTCGCGGCCGACTGCTCGGCGCTGTTCGCGCCGCTGGCCGCCGTGCTCGTGGCGCAGCTCGGGCTCGAACCCGCGGTGCGCATCCTGTTCGTCAACGCCGCCCTCGTGATGACGGTCAAGATCATCTGGCTGTACCGGTGGTCGTCGGAGACCCGGCAGGGCACGATCCGCATGGAGCAGACGCGCGGGCAGAGCGTGTGGCAGCTGCTGGCCGGGTACCGGGGTGCCCTCGGGCTGCTGCTGCGTTCGCGCGGCTCGCTCATGGCCCTGGCTATCGCGGCGCTGACGGCAGCGGTCACGCTCGTCAACGGGACGTTCTGGCAGGTCGTGGCCAGCCAGCACCTGCATGTGCCCGACCCGGTGCTGCCGTTCTTCCCGATGGTGCGCTCGATCCTGTCGATGGTGTTCTTCTTCACGCTCATCCCCCGGCTGACGACGGCCGTCGACCTCAAACGGCCCACCCTGTGGGGGTTCGGGGTCTACCTGGCCGGGCAGCTCACGCTGGTCGCCATCCCGGCCGCCGACGGCGCCGCGACCGCGGGCACCTACGCGTTCCTCGCGCTGTGCCTGCTGCTCGACAGCTTCGGCGCGGGCATGCTGTTCATGCTCTCGGAGTCGCTCGTGGCGCTGCACGTCGACGAGGCCGAACGGTCCCGGGTCATGGCGATCCAGCGCACGTGCATCATGCTCGCCGCCGCACCGTTCGGCTGGATCTCCGGCTGGCTCTCGGGCATCGACCGCACCTACCCGTTCCTGCTCACGGCGGCCCTGCTCGCCGGCGGGCTCGCTCTCACCTGGGGACGCTGGGTGCCCACGCACGGCGGCGTCGCCTCGGCGCTCGACGCTGCCGAGCCCGCGTGA
- a CDS encoding GNAT family N-acetyltransferase has product MALFTSSDGATADVSVRPAVPGDEAAVTRVQTAAWRVAPALGDPVVDLVDDDAVRARWAEAVTAPPGPGFVVLVALAGAAVVGFTAVAPGQLLALEVDPGHRRRGHGSRLLSAAVDRLRSDGAEAVATWVLDGDAGRERFLAESGLGPDGQERTLAVGLDDLGVRSVVEHRWSALL; this is encoded by the coding sequence ATGGCCCTGTTCACGTCCTCCGACGGCGCCACCGCCGACGTCTCCGTCCGCCCCGCCGTACCCGGTGACGAGGCCGCGGTCACCCGCGTCCAGACGGCCGCGTGGCGCGTGGCGCCCGCCCTGGGCGACCCCGTCGTGGACCTGGTCGACGACGACGCGGTCCGCGCGCGCTGGGCCGAGGCCGTCACCGCCCCGCCCGGGCCCGGGTTCGTGGTTCTCGTCGCGCTCGCGGGCGCCGCCGTCGTCGGCTTCACCGCGGTCGCCCCGGGGCAGCTGCTGGCGCTGGAGGTCGACCCCGGCCACCGCCGCCGGGGGCACGGGTCGCGCCTGCTGTCGGCCGCCGTCGACAGGCTGCGCTCCGACGGCGCCGAGGCCGTCGCGACCTGGGTGCTCGACGGCGACGCGGGCCGCGAACGGTTCCTCGCCGAATCAGGCCTCGGGCCCGACGGGCAGGAGCGCACCCTCGCCGTCGGACTCGACGACCTGGGGGTGCGCAGCGTCGTCGAGCACCGGTGGTCGGCGCTGCTGTAG
- a CDS encoding AzlC family ABC transporter permease — MTHAPPNPAVRAAVRQGLSVAVATGLYGISFGALSVAAGIGVLPTMALSLLLFSGGSQFALVGVVGAGGSPVAAVATAALLGARNTLYGAVVTPLLRVHGLRRVAAAQLTIDESTAVATAQTDTRAARAGFWVAGGGVFVLWNSFTLLGALAGHAMGDPRAWGLDAAAAAAFLALVWPRLASRTAQLVAGIAVVVSAGLIPLVPSGVPVLAAAASAIAVGVVAGRPERARDADAQVDA, encoded by the coding sequence GTGACGCACGCTCCCCCGAACCCGGCGGTGCGCGCCGCCGTGCGGCAGGGGCTGTCGGTCGCGGTCGCGACCGGGCTGTACGGCATCTCGTTCGGCGCGCTGTCGGTCGCCGCAGGCATCGGCGTCCTGCCGACCATGGCCCTGAGCCTGCTGCTGTTCTCGGGCGGATCGCAGTTCGCGCTCGTCGGAGTCGTCGGCGCGGGCGGCTCCCCCGTCGCGGCCGTCGCGACCGCGGCGCTGCTGGGCGCACGCAACACGCTGTACGGGGCCGTCGTCACGCCGCTGCTGCGCGTGCACGGCCTGCGACGTGTCGCGGCGGCGCAGCTCACGATCGACGAGTCGACGGCGGTCGCCACCGCCCAGACGGACACGCGGGCCGCGCGGGCCGGGTTCTGGGTCGCGGGCGGTGGCGTGTTCGTGCTGTGGAACTCCTTCACGCTGCTCGGCGCGCTCGCCGGGCACGCGATGGGCGACCCGCGCGCCTGGGGCCTCGACGCGGCCGCCGCCGCCGCGTTCCTCGCGCTCGTGTGGCCGCGGCTCGCGTCGCGCACCGCCCAGCTCGTGGCCGGCATCGCCGTCGTCGTGTCGGCCGGGCTCATACCCCTGGTCCCCTCGGGCGTCCCGGTGCTCGCGGCCGCGGCGTCGGCGATCGCCGTCGGGGTCGTTGCCGGTCGGCCCGAGCGCGCCCGCGACGCCGACGCACAGGTGGACGCATGA
- a CDS encoding NAD-dependent succinate-semialdehyde dehydrogenase, with amino-acid sequence MSAVLSPALVAHLPTGLLVDGHWGPATGGRTFEVADPATGAVLFDVADAAPEDTRRALAAAHEAAPAWRATPPRARGEVLRAAFERLVARADDVAALITAECGKTRAESRAEVVYGAEFLRWYAEEAVRHPGLVRTAPAGTNRQLVHRRPVGPALLVTPWNFPLAMATRKIGPALAAGCTVVVKPARLAPLTTMLAAEVLREELANAGLPPGVVNVVPTARAAAATAPLLADHRLRKLSFTGSTAVGRTLLAQAADHVLNVSMELGGNAPFLVLADADLDAAVDGAVVAKLRNAGQSCVAANRFLVHDSLAREFARRLAARFEALRLGPGNEDGVDLGPLVDPAAVDKVDELVADATERGAQVLTGGERPRGPGSFYRPTVLTGVDPQARAVREEIFGPVAPVVAFADDDEAIALANDTEHGLAAYAYTTSLARAMRLSDELEAGMIGINRGMVSDASAPFGGLKQSGIGREGGEAGIEEYLETVYVAL; translated from the coding sequence ATGAGCGCCGTCCTGTCTCCCGCCCTCGTCGCCCATCTGCCCACCGGCCTCCTCGTCGACGGCCACTGGGGGCCGGCCACCGGCGGCCGCACGTTCGAGGTCGCGGACCCCGCCACGGGCGCCGTCCTGTTCGACGTCGCCGACGCCGCCCCCGAGGACACGCGGCGCGCGCTCGCCGCCGCGCACGAGGCCGCGCCGGCGTGGCGGGCGACCCCGCCGAGGGCACGCGGCGAGGTGCTGCGCGCCGCCTTCGAGCGCCTCGTCGCCCGCGCCGACGACGTCGCCGCCCTCATCACGGCAGAGTGCGGCAAGACGCGGGCCGAGTCGCGCGCCGAGGTCGTCTACGGGGCCGAGTTCCTGCGCTGGTACGCCGAGGAGGCCGTGCGCCACCCCGGCCTGGTGCGAACGGCCCCGGCCGGGACCAACAGGCAGCTCGTCCACCGCCGCCCCGTCGGGCCGGCGCTCCTGGTCACGCCCTGGAACTTCCCCCTCGCGATGGCGACCCGCAAGATCGGGCCGGCGCTCGCCGCCGGGTGCACCGTCGTCGTCAAGCCCGCCCGGCTCGCCCCGCTGACGACGATGCTCGCCGCCGAGGTGCTGCGCGAGGAGCTCGCGAACGCGGGCCTGCCGCCGGGAGTCGTCAACGTCGTGCCCACCGCGCGCGCCGCCGCGGCCACGGCACCGCTGCTGGCCGACCACCGACTGCGCAAGCTGTCCTTCACGGGGTCCACCGCCGTCGGCCGCACGCTGCTCGCGCAGGCGGCGGACCACGTGCTCAACGTGTCGATGGAGCTCGGCGGGAACGCACCGTTCCTCGTGCTGGCCGACGCCGACCTCGACGCCGCCGTCGACGGGGCCGTCGTCGCGAAGCTGCGCAACGCCGGGCAGTCGTGCGTCGCCGCCAACCGTTTCCTCGTGCACGACTCGCTCGCGCGCGAGTTCGCGCGCCGCCTCGCCGCGCGGTTCGAGGCGCTGCGCCTCGGGCCGGGCAACGAGGACGGCGTCGACCTCGGCCCGCTCGTCGACCCGGCGGCCGTCGACAAGGTCGACGAGCTCGTCGCCGACGCCACCGAGCGCGGCGCCCAGGTGCTCACCGGCGGCGAACGGCCGCGCGGCCCGGGGTCCTTCTACCGTCCGACGGTGCTCACGGGGGTCGACCCGCAGGCGCGCGCGGTGCGCGAGGAGATCTTCGGGCCGGTCGCGCCCGTGGTCGCGTTCGCCGACGACGACGAGGCGATCGCCCTGGCCAACGACACCGAGCACGGGCTCGCCGCGTACGCGTACACGACGTCGCTGGCACGCGCGATGCGCCTGTCCGACGAGCTCGAGGCCGGGATGATCGGCATCAACCGCGGCATGGTCTCGGACGCGAGCGCCCCGTTCGGCGGGCTCAAGCAGTCGGGGATCGGCCGTGAGGGCGGCGAGGCGGGCATCGAGGAGTACCTGGAGACGGTGTACGTCGCCCTGTGA
- the dapA gene encoding 4-hydroxy-tetrahydrodipicolinate synthase yields the protein MALTSNPARPFGAVLTAMVTPMTAGGEVDLEAARTLATWLVDHGCDGLVLNGTTGEAPTTHAPEKAALVAAVVEAVGDRAAVLAGAGSNDTLHAARMAEQAVEAGADGLLVVSPYYSRPSQEGLARHFEIVAEAGGRPVMLYDVPGRTGVRIGADAYARLAQHPLIVATKDASGDVAAAAGLAASTGLAWYSGDDALLLPFLAHGGAGVVSVATHAVPDAFAQVVAAWDAGDTARALDVFRGALPAISALNAAGFQAVMAKAAVEVLGVVPGRTVRLPLVAASDDEAAAVRAGLLAAGVLTATS from the coding sequence ATGGCATTGACGTCGAACCCTGCCCGCCCGTTCGGGGCGGTGCTCACCGCGATGGTGACCCCGATGACGGCCGGCGGGGAGGTGGACCTCGAGGCCGCGCGCACGCTGGCGACCTGGCTGGTCGACCACGGCTGCGACGGTCTCGTGCTCAACGGGACCACGGGCGAGGCGCCGACGACGCACGCGCCGGAGAAGGCCGCGCTCGTCGCCGCCGTCGTCGAGGCGGTCGGCGACCGTGCCGCGGTGCTCGCGGGCGCGGGCTCCAACGACACGTTGCACGCGGCCCGCATGGCCGAGCAGGCGGTCGAGGCGGGCGCCGACGGGCTGCTGGTCGTCTCGCCGTACTACTCGCGGCCCTCGCAGGAGGGCCTCGCCCGGCACTTCGAGATCGTTGCCGAGGCAGGCGGCAGGCCCGTCATGCTCTACGACGTCCCCGGGCGCACCGGGGTGCGTATCGGGGCCGACGCGTACGCGCGCCTCGCGCAGCACCCGTTGATCGTCGCGACCAAGGACGCCTCGGGCGACGTCGCCGCAGCCGCGGGCCTGGCCGCCAGCACCGGCCTGGCGTGGTACTCGGGCGACGACGCGCTGCTGCTGCCGTTCCTCGCGCACGGCGGCGCGGGCGTCGTGTCGGTCGCCACGCACGCCGTGCCCGACGCGTTCGCGCAGGTGGTCGCCGCCTGGGACGCTGGTGACACCGCGCGCGCCCTCGACGTCTTCCGCGGGGCGCTGCCCGCGATCAGCGCGCTCAACGCGGCGGGGTTCCAGGCCGTCATGGCCAAGGCAGCCGTCGAGGTGCTCGGCGTCGTGCCGGGCCGCACCGTGCGTCTGCCGCTCGTGGCGGCGTCCGACGACGAGGCGGCCGCGGTGCGTGCCGGGCTCCTCGCCGCGGGCGTGCTCACCGCGACCTCCTGA
- a CDS encoding ribonuclease J encodes MSHPHPELTLPPPLPAGGLRVVALGGLGEVGRNMAVLEHAGRLLIIDCGVLFPEDSQPGVDLILPDFDYIKDRLDDVEAIVLTHGHEDHIGAVPYLLRLKRDIPLLGSQLTLAFVEAKLKEHRITPVTLAVKEGQRERLGVFDLEFVAVNHSIPDALAVAVTTAAGTVLHTGDFKMDQLPLDGRITDLRAFARLGEQGVDLFMVDSTNAEVPGFVTPEVEIGPVLDSVFAQAEKRIIVASFSSHVHRVQQVLNSAHNHGRRVALVGRSMVRNMAIAADLGYLQVPDGVLIDLKKATDLPDDRIVYMSTGSQGEPMAALSRMANGDHQVRVGHGDTVILASSLIPGNENSVFRVINGLTRMGARVVHSGNAKVHVSGHSSAGELLYCYNILKPKNVMPVHGEVRHLVANGALAVRTGVPADRVVLAEDGVVVDLVDGKASVVGAVPCGYVYVDGSSVGEITEAELKDRRILGEEGFVSVFAVVDSATGKVLAGPQILARGMAEDAAVFDDIRPEVVKALEDAITAGATDTYQLQQIMRRVVGQWVNRRLRRRPMIVPVVVEA; translated from the coding sequence GTGAGCCACCCCCACCCCGAGCTGACCCTGCCCCCGCCCCTGCCCGCGGGCGGCCTGCGCGTCGTGGCGCTCGGCGGCCTCGGCGAGGTCGGGCGCAACATGGCCGTGCTCGAGCACGCCGGGCGCCTGCTGATCATCGACTGCGGCGTGCTGTTCCCGGAGGACAGCCAGCCGGGCGTCGACCTGATCCTGCCGGACTTCGACTACATCAAGGACCGCCTGGACGACGTCGAGGCGATCGTCCTCACGCACGGGCACGAGGACCACATCGGGGCCGTGCCGTACCTGCTGCGGCTCAAGCGCGACATCCCGCTGCTGGGCTCGCAGCTGACCCTCGCGTTCGTCGAGGCGAAGCTCAAGGAGCACCGCATCACCCCGGTGACGCTCGCCGTCAAGGAGGGGCAGCGGGAACGCCTCGGGGTGTTCGACCTGGAGTTCGTCGCGGTCAACCACTCGATCCCCGACGCGCTCGCCGTCGCCGTCACGACGGCGGCCGGCACCGTGCTGCACACGGGCGACTTCAAGATGGACCAGCTCCCCCTCGACGGGCGCATCACGGACCTGCGCGCGTTCGCGCGCCTGGGGGAGCAGGGCGTCGACCTGTTCATGGTCGACTCGACCAACGCCGAGGTGCCCGGGTTCGTGACGCCCGAGGTCGAGATCGGGCCCGTGCTCGACTCCGTCTTCGCGCAGGCCGAGAAGCGCATCATCGTCGCGTCGTTCTCCTCGCACGTCCACCGCGTGCAGCAGGTGCTCAACTCCGCGCACAACCACGGCCGCAGGGTCGCGCTCGTGGGTCGCTCGATGGTGCGCAACATGGCCATCGCCGCCGACCTCGGGTACCTCCAGGTGCCCGACGGCGTGCTGATCGACCTCAAGAAGGCGACCGACCTGCCCGACGACCGCATCGTGTACATGTCGACGGGGTCGCAGGGCGAGCCGATGGCCGCGCTCAGCCGCATGGCCAACGGGGACCACCAGGTGCGTGTCGGCCACGGCGACACCGTGATCCTGGCGTCCTCGCTCATCCCCGGCAACGAGAACTCGGTGTTCCGCGTCATCAACGGCCTCACCCGCATGGGCGCGCGCGTCGTGCACTCGGGCAACGCCAAGGTGCACGTCTCAGGGCACTCCTCGGCCGGCGAGCTCCTGTACTGCTACAACATCCTCAAGCCCAAGAACGTCATGCCGGTGCACGGCGAGGTACGTCACCTCGTCGCCAACGGGGCGCTCGCGGTGCGCACGGGCGTGCCCGCCGACCGGGTGGTGCTCGCGGAGGACGGCGTCGTCGTCGACCTCGTGGACGGCAAGGCGTCGGTGGTGGGCGCCGTGCCCTGCGGGTACGTGTACGTCGACGGCTCGAGCGTGGGGGAGATCACCGAGGCCGAGCTCAAGGACCGGCGGATCCTCGGCGAGGAGGGCTTCGTGTCCGTCTTCGCCGTGGTCGACTCCGCGACCGGGAAGGTGCTCGCCGGCCCGCAGATCCTCGCGCGCGGCATGGCCGAGGACGCCGCCGTGTTCGAC